From the genome of Pedobacter sp. MC2016-14, one region includes:
- a CDS encoding DUF805 domain-containing protein → MFKRPFSFDGRIRRLEYGYSYLIYFAIAMVVGITFTVLFTSSDRSKAPGANMALIYLFYIPIGWFLLAQGAKRCHDLGKSGWWQLIPFYFFWLLFQEGEFHENEYGANPKGIDITNPDHFSARSTDSNSPNINPSN, encoded by the coding sequence ATGTTTAAACGCCCTTTCTCATTCGACGGCCGCATACGCAGGCTTGAATACGGATACAGCTATTTGATCTATTTTGCCATAGCCATGGTGGTTGGTATCACTTTTACAGTGCTATTTACCTCATCAGACCGTTCAAAAGCACCTGGTGCCAACATGGCGCTGATATATCTATTTTACATCCCAATCGGCTGGTTTTTGTTGGCGCAAGGGGCAAAGCGATGTCATGACCTCGGTAAAAGTGGCTGGTGGCAATTGATCCCTTTTTATTTTTTCTGGCTCCTTTTTCAAGAGGGCGAATTTCATGAAAATGAATACGGTGCCAATCCTAAGGGTATAGACATCACAAATCCAGATCATTTTTCCGCTCGTTCAACTGATTCAAACTCACCAAATATAAACCCATCTAATTAA
- a CDS encoding DUF805 domain-containing protein, whose protein sequence is MFKRPFSFDGRIRRLEYGYSAIIHLVAYLIYEYCLIGAGPMIVIIGSVFFIPPTIFILAQGAKRCHDLDRNGWWQVIPFYGIKLLFKEGEPLDNEYGSSPKGINLNEADPFGHFTPETIDTDKNQI, encoded by the coding sequence ATGTTTAAACGCCCTTTCTCATTTGACGGCCGCATCCGTAGGCTTGAATACGGTTACAGCGCTATCATTCATTTAGTTGCATATTTAATTTATGAATATTGTCTTATAGGTGCTGGCCCTATGATAGTAATAATAGGCTCTGTGTTTTTTATTCCACCTACAATATTCATACTTGCACAAGGTGCAAAAAGATGCCACGATTTAGATAGAAATGGTTGGTGGCAAGTCATACCATTTTATGGAATTAAGTTACTTTTTAAAGAAGGTGAGCCTCTCGATAACGAATACGGCTCAAGCCCTAAAGGAATCAATTTAAATGAAGCCGATCCTTTTGGGCATTTTACACCAGAGACAATAGATACTGATAAAAACCAAATATAA
- a CDS encoding DUF805 domain-containing protein → MFKNPFTFDGRIRRLEYALSWAIYIAGALIVGILVGVGFVVTGHSEMVESPITEYVVSALCFPLYLFLLAQGAKRCHDLGRNGWYQIIPFYFLVLLFGDGDRYENEYGVNPKYPDPEGQSVLSGDPFGHFGEAKTDKIQVKQPIKEVEPIDQVDGEGIIIPADQKTNQI, encoded by the coding sequence ATGTTTAAAAACCCTTTTACTTTTGATGGCCGAATCAGGAGATTAGAATACGCGCTCAGCTGGGCCATTTATATTGCCGGTGCACTTATAGTAGGCATTTTAGTAGGTGTAGGTTTCGTGGTGACAGGTCATTCCGAAATGGTTGAATCGCCAATCACAGAATATGTGGTTTCCGCATTATGCTTTCCGCTCTATTTGTTCCTGCTTGCCCAGGGCGCTAAACGATGTCATGATTTAGGTAGAAATGGATGGTATCAAATCATCCCGTTTTACTTTTTGGTACTGTTGTTTGGAGATGGCGATCGCTATGAAAACGAATACGGAGTGAATCCAAAATATCCAGATCCCGAAGGTCAAAGTGTGCTCTCCGGTGATCCTTTTGGCCATTTTGGCGAAGCGAAAACTGATAAGATACAGGTTAAGCAACCGATTAAAGAAGTGGAACCGATTGACCAGGTAGATGGAGAAGGAATTATTATACCCGCTGATCAGAAAACTAACCAGATATGA
- a CDS encoding CBS domain-containing protein, translating to MHNDKIKDIATRLEQGQLVDTVSVRTLLSWFWGSKRRGWWVVKIIKETLAEEGIETFPDFSSAYIDSLIQFRKVTINEIKKASKKEEEVGPTSENIADKSFDELLNIDDPTYRISRLEAANKTLIFVKPDSALSEAITQMITYDFSQLPVMQSTKRDLKGVISWRSIGQKLSVGKKSATVRDLMEPTFQLIDSDTSLFKAIPIIIEHDYVLISNKSKEICGIVTASDLSLQFKQLTEPFLLVAEIENHLRQILGRLEKEVLEKGKDERDSERIVASVVDLTFGEYLRLCQNPTIWEQLFLEIDRDIFCKNLEKVKDIRNNIMHFDPDGLEDENVEVLRNFVRLLQTLRSLQVF from the coding sequence ATGCATAACGATAAAATTAAAGATATAGCTACAAGACTAGAACAAGGACAATTGGTTGATACTGTGTCTGTTAGAACTTTATTAAGTTGGTTTTGGGGATCTAAAAGACGGGGATGGTGGGTTGTAAAAATAATCAAAGAGACATTGGCGGAAGAGGGGATAGAGACATTTCCAGACTTTAGTAGCGCATATATAGATTCGTTAATTCAATTTAGAAAAGTTACTATTAATGAAATAAAAAAGGCCTCTAAGAAAGAAGAAGAGGTTGGCCCCACATCGGAAAATATTGCAGATAAAAGTTTTGACGAGCTTCTGAACATCGACGACCCAACATACAGAATTTCAAGATTGGAAGCCGCGAATAAAACCTTAATTTTTGTAAAACCAGATAGCGCTTTGTCTGAAGCGATAACACAAATGATAACTTACGACTTTTCACAACTACCAGTTATGCAAAGTACTAAGAGAGATTTAAAAGGAGTTATTAGCTGGAGATCAATCGGTCAAAAACTTTCTGTCGGTAAGAAGTCAGCTACAGTGAGAGATTTAATGGAGCCTACATTTCAATTAATAGACTCTGATACTTCATTATTCAAAGCCATACCAATTATTATTGAACATGACTACGTTTTAATAAGTAATAAGTCCAAAGAAATATGCGGAATCGTTACTGCTAGCGATTTAAGTCTACAATTTAAACAGTTGACAGAACCTTTCCTCCTGGTAGCTGAAATCGAAAATCATCTTCGTCAAATACTAGGTAGACTTGAAAAGGAAGTTCTTGAAAAGGGAAAAGACGAACGAGATAGTGAGAGAATTGTAGCATCTGTTGTAGATTTAACATTTGGTGAATATTTACGTTTGTGCCAGAATCCAACAATTTGGGAACAACTTTTTCTTGAGATTGACCGAGACATTTTCTGCAAAAACTTAGAAAAAGTTAAAGATATAAGAAACAATATTATGCATTTTGATCCGGACGGGCTGGAGGATGAAAATGTCGAGGTTCTAAGAAACTTCGTGAGATTACTTCAGACCTTGCGTAGTCTACAAGTGTTTTGA
- a CDS encoding abortive infection system antitoxin AbiGi family protein yields MALSANSLIHYTSELDNLLGIISSSGFRYSYCEEKVITRGNKSFSAAIAMVSFCDIPLSDYKKHFYNKRNSGDLGYYGDYGIGLSKKWANRNGLNSIFYIEYKSFVGTAIRKDFKNFINGNRFIDHAVPPQVFLYCKNYQGELFRKEASVIKEYRFYDEREWRLVPDNKMLNYQPPVIDISNYRKEKATYNARISANLLSFELEDISYIIVREESEVPLIYSKLQNVFHKDLIDLIAIRVLTSEQIISDF; encoded by the coding sequence ATGGCATTAAGCGCAAATTCACTTATTCATTACACCTCGGAGTTAGACAATTTGCTAGGTATTATCAGCTCCAGTGGATTCCGATATTCATATTGCGAAGAAAAAGTAATAACTAGAGGTAATAAAAGTTTTAGTGCAGCTATAGCGATGGTGTCATTCTGCGATATTCCTCTTTCTGATTATAAAAAGCACTTTTATAACAAGAGAAATAGTGGAGATTTGGGTTATTACGGCGACTATGGAATAGGTTTGTCAAAAAAATGGGCAAATCGCAATGGCCTTAACTCAATATTTTATATTGAATATAAGTCTTTTGTCGGCACAGCGATACGTAAAGATTTTAAAAATTTCATTAATGGTAACAGATTTATAGACCATGCAGTCCCACCTCAAGTATTTTTATATTGTAAAAATTATCAAGGTGAGCTCTTCAGAAAGGAGGCCTCAGTTATAAAAGAATATCGCTTTTATGACGAAAGGGAGTGGCGTCTAGTTCCAGATAATAAGATGTTGAATTATCAGCCACCCGTTATAGATATATCTAATTATAGAAAAGAAAAGGCAACTTATAATGCTAGAATAAGTGCTAATTTACTTTCTTTTGAACTTGAAGATATATCATATATTATTGTTAGAGAGGAAAGTGAGGTGCCGTTAATTTATAGTAAACTCCAAAACGTTTTCCATAAAGATCTTATAGATTTAATAGCGATACGTGTACTTACCTCTGAGCAAATAATCAGCGACTTTTAA
- a CDS encoding class I SAM-dependent DNA methyltransferase has translation MSINILKYESDVWRTADLLIGAGIKQSDFPKYMMPYFALLMVESRLIREANRLAEEIGKESIEDFVEEFQLAGLGYNDYIIRKGKSLKDICKNDKAFDSDFHLYLKSFDPETKYLLGVDKGTEDEKFLDISGISGQLKKKRILFETVQAWSEIDLTPFNNSEITTLEEHIKRKWADISAETAGEQYTPDDIISLISDLIASKIEDNGKFLTIYDPTCGGGNLLFGVEDKIKEKFKRPTKTFGEDWSDSLYALAKIESRFRADSEIKYGNTLTNISFIEKRFDIVVANPPYGVDWKGYQKDIQNDTTERFVALPSISDGQFLFTQHILYQLANDGFSVVVHNGSTLFSGDAGSGESTIRKHFFDNDWVEGIVQMPTDEFFNTGIYTYLWIFNKNKPVERKDKVILINASELYEGLKKSKGKKRKQMNLDNRTEIVKAFTDFKENEFCKVFDKWHFYYNRQSILLTNVDINGKFIEMPVKETKEGEKVEAKSIKLDPVKITITDETGTVTFTDFEITEFDKTKYPSLDAKFNEEIKPNIAAIDYKEQNAKLFTKKAIYWYDEDKETIIEEANGKKTELGCGKIIIKATFKKATKTKEACVTISVEITKDMEKDYEIIPYSPIENENQQTIVNFMTKYVTKPFKYVDNVVGVEINFNKVFYIPEKLREVYTIDADLEALENDLTNLEKELAL, from the coding sequence ATGAGCATTAATATTCTGAAATACGAATCAGACGTATGGCGTACAGCCGATCTACTTATTGGAGCTGGAATCAAACAGAGTGATTTTCCTAAATATATGATGCCTTATTTCGCCCTATTGATGGTTGAAAGCAGGTTAATACGAGAAGCAAACAGATTGGCGGAAGAAATAGGTAAAGAAAGTATTGAAGATTTTGTAGAGGAGTTCCAGTTAGCAGGATTAGGATATAATGACTACATCATCCGAAAAGGTAAATCCCTAAAAGATATTTGCAAGAACGACAAGGCTTTTGACTCTGATTTTCACCTCTACTTAAAATCTTTTGACCCTGAAACAAAATATTTGTTGGGAGTTGACAAAGGGACAGAGGATGAGAAATTTCTGGATATTTCAGGCATAAGCGGTCAGCTTAAAAAGAAAAGAATATTATTTGAAACGGTACAGGCTTGGAGCGAAATTGACCTTACACCCTTTAATAACTCTGAAATAACCACTCTTGAGGAACACATTAAAAGAAAATGGGCAGATATTTCAGCAGAAACAGCCGGAGAACAGTACACTCCGGACGATATTATTTCGCTTATCTCGGACCTTATTGCCTCTAAAATTGAGGATAATGGGAAGTTCCTTACGATATATGACCCTACTTGCGGAGGTGGCAACTTACTCTTTGGTGTAGAGGATAAAATCAAAGAGAAATTCAAAAGACCTACGAAAACATTTGGTGAAGACTGGAGCGATAGCCTTTATGCCCTGGCGAAGATAGAGAGTCGTTTTAGGGCTGATTCAGAAATCAAATATGGCAATACACTTACCAACATATCTTTCATTGAAAAGCGATTTGATATAGTAGTTGCTAATCCACCTTACGGTGTAGATTGGAAAGGCTACCAGAAAGATATTCAGAACGATACTACTGAACGCTTTGTCGCACTCCCGTCTATTTCAGATGGTCAATTCCTGTTTACGCAACATATCTTATACCAATTAGCGAATGATGGGTTTTCGGTAGTCGTTCATAATGGTTCCACACTGTTTAGTGGTGATGCAGGTAGTGGTGAAAGCACTATTAGAAAACACTTTTTTGACAATGATTGGGTGGAAGGTATCGTTCAAATGCCTACGGATGAATTTTTCAACACAGGTATTTATACCTACCTGTGGATATTCAATAAAAATAAACCTGTCGAAAGAAAAGACAAAGTAATCCTAATCAATGCAAGTGAACTGTATGAAGGACTTAAAAAGAGCAAGGGTAAGAAGCGTAAACAAATGAATCTTGACAATAGGACTGAAATTGTAAAAGCATTCACCGACTTCAAAGAAAATGAATTTTGTAAAGTATTCGACAAATGGCATTTTTACTACAACAGGCAGAGCATTCTGCTTACTAATGTGGATATAAATGGCAAATTCATTGAAATGCCAGTTAAGGAAACCAAAGAGGGTGAAAAAGTAGAAGCAAAATCCATCAAGCTCGATCCGGTGAAAATTACGATTACCGATGAAACTGGTACAGTTACTTTCACAGACTTTGAAATTACCGAATTTGATAAAACAAAGTACCCATCATTGGATGCAAAATTCAATGAAGAAATAAAGCCAAATATTGCTGCAATTGACTATAAAGAACAGAACGCAAAATTATTCACGAAGAAGGCTATCTATTGGTATGATGAAGATAAAGAAACTATTATTGAGGAGGCTAATGGCAAAAAAACCGAATTGGGTTGCGGAAAAATAATCATCAAAGCAACCTTTAAGAAGGCCACCAAAACCAAAGAGGCTTGCGTAACTATTTCGGTAGAAATAACCAAAGATATGGAAAAGGACTATGAAATTATACCCTATTCACCGATTGAAAATGAAAACCAGCAGACGATAGTCAATTTTATGACTAAATATGTAACTAAGCCATTTAAGTATGTGGACAATGTGGTTGGGGTGGAAATCAACTTCAACAAAGTCTTTTACATACCCGAGAAGCTGCGAGAAGTTTATACTATCGATGCTGATTTAGAAGCGTTGGAAAATGATTTAACCAACTTAGAAAAGGAATTGGCTTTATGA
- a CDS encoding restriction endonuclease subunit S, whose product MMKHNSYRDSELDWLSKVPSTWQVLRVKDITIKIGSGVTPKGGSEVYVDSGIPLLRSQNVYDDGLRIDDVSFIDEETHHKMKNSQLKPFDILINITGASIGRSCIVPDSLPTANINQHIIYIRMKKSLVPYVSYYFKSNALKEYINLIQAGSSKEALNMGQTLSTPILLPSQAEQTAIAEYLDTKTQAIDKKVSLLEKKIGYYQELRKSLINKTVTQGLDKNVKLKDSGIDWIGQIPEHWEVKRFKSFAKTIKGKNLNTSDFHFDNALPLLSLEYLRNESVKFDTFAYSADKSIKATKKDLIIVWDGAAVGEILKAKEGYISSTIAKIKFQREVSSRFFYFLRDTLDYTLKQIPTGMGIPHLNPTVLNNFPCPAPPLAEQILIAEFLEKKIGLIEKIITNIQYQATALKELRKTLINDVVTGKIKVIKD is encoded by the coding sequence ATGATGAAACACAACTCATATAGGGATTCTGAGCTTGACTGGTTGAGTAAGGTTCCATCCACTTGGCAAGTGCTGAGAGTTAAGGACATTACTATAAAAATCGGAAGTGGCGTTACTCCTAAAGGTGGAAGTGAAGTGTATGTTGATTCAGGCATTCCCCTTCTAAGAAGCCAAAATGTCTATGATGATGGATTGAGAATTGATGATGTGTCATTCATTGATGAGGAAACTCATCATAAAATGAAAAACTCGCAGCTCAAACCTTTTGATATTTTAATCAATATCACTGGTGCTTCCATTGGAAGATCTTGTATTGTTCCTGATAGCCTCCCAACAGCTAATATTAACCAGCACATCATTTACATTAGGATGAAAAAATCCTTAGTGCCTTATGTTTCTTATTATTTTAAATCAAATGCACTCAAAGAATATATTAATCTAATTCAGGCAGGTTCCTCAAAAGAAGCCCTAAACATGGGACAAACTTTGAGCACACCGATCCTTTTGCCAAGTCAAGCAGAACAAACCGCCATTGCCGAATATCTCGACACAAAGACCCAAGCAATAGATAAGAAAGTAAGCTTACTGGAAAAGAAAATAGGCTACTATCAAGAATTGCGTAAAAGTCTGATAAATAAAACAGTTACTCAAGGGCTTGATAAAAATGTAAAGCTTAAAGACAGTGGAATTGATTGGATTGGGCAGATACCGGAACACTGGGAGGTGAAAAGATTTAAAAGTTTTGCAAAGACGATTAAAGGAAAAAATCTTAATACCTCAGACTTTCATTTTGATAACGCACTACCATTATTAAGTCTAGAATACCTAAGGAATGAAAGTGTGAAGTTTGACACTTTTGCTTACAGTGCTGATAAATCTATTAAGGCAACAAAAAAAGACCTTATTATCGTTTGGGATGGTGCTGCTGTAGGTGAAATATTGAAAGCAAAAGAGGGATATATTTCAAGCACGATAGCCAAAATAAAATTTCAAAGAGAAGTTAGTTCAAGATTCTTTTACTTTTTGCGAGACACTTTAGATTACACATTGAAACAAATTCCGACAGGGATGGGCATTCCGCATTTAAATCCTACAGTGCTTAATAATTTCCCATGCCCAGCACCCCCACTAGCAGAGCAAATACTAATAGCTGAATTTTTAGAAAAGAAGATTGGATTGATCGAAAAAATCATTACAAATATTCAATACCAGGCAACCGCCCTCAAGGAGCTTCGCAAAACACTAATTAATGATGTGGTAACTGGTAAAATCAAAGTAATTAAAGATTAA
- a CDS encoding DEAD/DEAH box helicase family protein encodes MKELDLQDKYLINFLCERPDGLLYKEAKANTVSPNFFIIEDLKYFISETELNKANYKKLLKKFSSEKDLLNAFALFLDEKVKSSMNMAIFINTNKSVTFEGIKLHLFYPSGSEFEEDKLFDQNVFSVVQEMPYTFKYEGKQYFSFRPDLSFFLNGIYLGYSELKSNWTNQTATKNGRRKVSNDYLNAVQEYLTIADKNDLSLSIRKDFLKIFEKAIHITSTDISETYVIRNISNQFDEIKTTVINGSYDFEQYEKKILKDFKPYPLRNKEASKTQRFEEVFKALYDKKMIEKEILYYNFIERELIKKEGSRAKEYKHNDGRLISPRPKQKFGTDKVLSKINEFLEHENEPDYFIKKLDSELRAKGIGDNQIKELIAKRQKYQNNKTVYSLLLQYAAGFGKSNIIGWTALQLKDLRKDGLYVYDKVMLVVDRLQLRDQLDSKLHNMNIQKGMFIEASDKKSFITALSSDKRIVVVNLQKFTAVNSIMDEAIVKKLSKLRIAFLIDEIHRSNSGVQHEEMISVFDELQSSFDQSKEYQAQHTKKNLIVGFTATPSDHTLARFGEFNKYAESEKIWIPFDSYTMREAIEDGYILNPIRGIVPVSAKMFFEIPDNDLEGFEGDLGYGFEEIPDDTDTGVDEEGKKYAIRKKKIYGNTQRIEAISKFIVERLLSSVYPNIRGTAKAMLAVSSIPAAIKYKGFIDKYFAELVKDKKYERFVDAPIYIVYSESQEHRSANGLNGGINEEKVLQNFAIKKNGLIIVVDKLQTGFDEPKLHTLFLDKEIKGINAIQTISRVNRTAKYKNDCKIIDFSYKNVNVKNIKAAFEHFSNVVVSDFDPLGDEEKLVNVLKELNTHSIFKANFPSFNAYHTSKPNISLIIAIEDAMDDYIRNFKEEAKKLKEKILVYFKILNLIEFVIELDPKYSETLLLDFWRKYNILYNQINKDSEIIDDVEIYFDNRIGIIAPKEIKPNSTKSVVAEPAGEYGNKKYRYHILKVIEKRNQEEEAIAELIADFESKITSLFEFIKQDENGQRLIAKINDDGTAFSQDEIYADFSRIYRKFTIRNKELGDFFIRETKDILSQLCDDLERTLKESISKNTITEIAEGYIYISTDDLIAAQNIFVKYSHFAASLGFEITDEGTFEQGSWIKKGIKMVQNFLKREEVQEIYQKGKRSLELAHIEKVQAEIDGLKVGAAAQLLESVKGTSNVAVKLGSIVLLKVVTNGQEQTVIFDLSDQQRQNLEKNTFLLNQPQDLLKLLRGNINED; translated from the coding sequence ATGAAGGAATTAGACTTACAAGATAAATACCTTATCAACTTTCTTTGTGAACGGCCTGATGGCCTGCTTTATAAAGAAGCGAAAGCCAATACTGTATCGCCTAATTTCTTCATCATTGAGGATTTAAAATATTTCATTTCCGAAACGGAACTGAACAAAGCGAATTATAAAAAGCTGCTAAAAAAGTTCAGTAGTGAGAAAGACCTACTAAATGCGTTTGCGCTTTTCTTGGATGAGAAAGTAAAATCCTCCATGAATATGGCCATATTCATCAATACTAATAAATCGGTTACGTTTGAAGGCATCAAGCTGCATTTGTTCTATCCAAGTGGCAGCGAGTTTGAGGAAGATAAATTGTTTGACCAAAATGTCTTTTCGGTTGTTCAGGAAATGCCCTACACCTTCAAGTATGAAGGCAAGCAATATTTTTCATTCCGGCCGGATTTATCCTTTTTTCTTAATGGTATTTACTTAGGCTATAGTGAACTAAAAAGCAACTGGACAAATCAGACAGCTACAAAAAACGGGCGAAGAAAAGTTAGCAATGACTACTTGAATGCAGTTCAGGAGTATTTAACAATTGCTGACAAGAATGACTTGTCCCTATCCATTCGCAAAGATTTTTTAAAAATATTTGAGAAGGCTATTCACATCACTTCTACCGATATTTCCGAAACCTATGTAATACGTAATATTTCTAATCAGTTTGATGAAATTAAAACCACTGTAATCAACGGTAGTTATGATTTTGAACAGTACGAAAAGAAGATACTAAAAGATTTTAAGCCTTATCCACTCCGTAACAAGGAAGCATCCAAGACGCAGCGTTTTGAAGAGGTGTTCAAAGCCCTTTACGACAAGAAAATGATAGAGAAAGAAATTCTCTATTACAATTTTATTGAACGTGAATTGATAAAAAAAGAAGGAAGCAGAGCAAAAGAATATAAACACAATGACGGTAGGTTAATTAGTCCAAGGCCTAAACAAAAATTCGGAACTGATAAAGTTCTTTCTAAAATCAATGAATTTCTGGAGCATGAAAATGAGCCTGACTATTTCATAAAGAAGCTGGATTCAGAATTGAGAGCTAAAGGAATTGGTGATAACCAAATCAAAGAGTTGATCGCCAAACGCCAGAAATATCAGAATAATAAGACTGTTTATTCGCTCTTATTGCAGTATGCAGCAGGATTCGGGAAAAGTAATATCATTGGCTGGACAGCCCTGCAATTAAAAGATCTTCGCAAAGATGGTCTGTATGTCTATGATAAAGTGATGTTGGTTGTTGATAGATTACAACTCCGGGATCAACTTGATTCAAAGCTACATAACATGAATATTCAGAAAGGAATGTTCATTGAAGCCTCAGACAAAAAAAGCTTTATCACTGCTCTTAGCAGTGATAAAAGGATTGTGGTTGTCAACCTACAAAAGTTTACCGCTGTAAATAGCATTATGGATGAAGCGATAGTAAAAAAGCTGTCTAAATTAAGGATAGCTTTCCTGATCGATGAAATCCACAGAAGCAACAGTGGTGTTCAACATGAAGAAATGATAAGTGTATTTGACGAACTACAAAGCAGTTTTGATCAAAGTAAAGAGTATCAGGCACAGCACACCAAGAAAAATTTAATTGTTGGTTTCACCGCCACACCAAGCGACCATACCTTAGCCAGATTTGGAGAGTTTAATAAATATGCGGAATCCGAGAAAATTTGGATTCCATTTGATAGCTATACCATGCGGGAAGCGATTGAAGATGGTTACATTTTAAACCCGATTAGAGGTATAGTTCCCGTTTCAGCAAAGATGTTTTTTGAAATTCCTGACAACGACCTTGAAGGTTTTGAAGGCGATTTAGGTTACGGATTTGAGGAAATTCCGGATGATACAGATACAGGCGTTGATGAAGAAGGAAAGAAGTACGCAATACGCAAAAAGAAAATATACGGAAATACACAGCGTATCGAAGCAATATCCAAATTCATTGTTGAACGCTTACTTTCATCAGTTTACCCCAATATCAGAGGTACAGCAAAAGCAATGCTTGCTGTTTCTTCCATTCCTGCTGCAATAAAGTATAAAGGCTTTATTGATAAATATTTTGCTGAATTAGTAAAGGACAAGAAATATGAGCGATTTGTTGACGCTCCGATATATATCGTCTATTCAGAGAGCCAGGAACACAGAAGTGCTAATGGTTTAAATGGAGGAATCAATGAAGAAAAAGTATTGCAGAACTTCGCCATTAAGAAAAATGGATTAATCATAGTGGTTGACAAGCTGCAAACAGGTTTTGATGAACCCAAGCTTCATACACTTTTTCTTGATAAGGAAATCAAAGGGATTAATGCCATTCAAACAATCTCAAGAGTAAATAGAACTGCTAAATACAAGAATGATTGTAAGATCATCGATTTTTCATATAAAAACGTCAATGTAAAAAATATCAAGGCAGCATTTGAGCATTTTAGCAATGTGGTGGTTTCTGATTTTGACCCATTGGGCGACGAAGAAAAATTGGTGAATGTGCTTAAGGAATTGAATACTCACTCAATTTTTAAAGCCAACTTTCCTTCCTTTAATGCCTATCATACGTCAAAACCTAATATTTCTTTGATTATAGCCATTGAAGATGCAATGGATGATTATATTCGCAATTTTAAGGAGGAAGCCAAGAAATTAAAAGAAAAGATATTAGTCTACTTTAAAATCCTTAATCTTATAGAGTTTGTAATAGAATTAGACCCGAAATACAGCGAAACACTTCTCTTGGATTTCTGGCGTAAATACAACATACTCTATAATCAAATCAATAAAGATTCAGAGATAATAGATGATGTAGAAATATACTTTGACAATCGTATCGGCATCATCGCACCTAAAGAAATAAAGCCTAACAGTACAAAATCCGTAGTTGCAGAACCAGCCGGTGAATATGGTAATAAAAAATACAGATACCACATTCTAAAAGTGATTGAGAAACGAAATCAGGAAGAAGAAGCGATTGCAGAACTCATAGCAGATTTTGAAAGTAAAATTACCTCGTTATTCGAGTTTATTAAGCAAGATGAAAACGGTCAAAGGCTTATTGCGAAGATTAATGACGATGGTACCGCTTTCTCTCAGGATGAAATTTATGCTGACTTCTCAAGAATATACCGAAAATTCACCATTAGAAATAAGGAGTTAGGCGATTTCTTTATTAGGGAAACTAAAGATATTCTAAGTCAGTTGTGTGATGACCTCGAGAGGACCTTGAAGGAAAGCATCTCCAAAAATACAATTACCGAGATTGCTGAAGGTTATATCTACATCTCCACTGATGACTTAATAGCAGCCCAAAACATCTTCGTAAAGTACAGCCATTTTGCAGCGTCATTGGGTTTCGAAATTACTGATGAAGGAACGTTCGAACAAGGTTCATGGATAAAAAAGGGAATTAAAATGGTTCAGAACTTTTTGAAGCGTGAAGAAGTTCAGGAAATT